The Nostoc cf. commune SO-36 genomic sequence TATCAAATTGTAGTATAGGAATCCGGTTTGATTACTGAAATTATTTGCGTAGGCTGGGAGTGGGGAGTAGGAAAAAAGACTTTTTGAGTGTACGGAGTTTTTTCAAAAATCAAATATGAGTCCTATATCAATGTCAGCGTAGGCGTAGATCCACCGCAGGCATCGCTACTATATCGTTGAATTATCCTTGGTAAAAAGACTTGGGGAGGGGAAGATCATTTCCCTCCCCAAGTCTTTTCATTGACACCTTGAGAGTACCGCCTGAAACGGACTCTGCCATAAAAGCTATTTGCTGGGTAAATTGGGATATAGATGCGGAAAATTTTTCTGTGTAAACTTGACCAGCAAATAGTAATGAAAAACTATTATCAAGATTTTTTAATTCGTGATTGGGTGCAAAGCGATCGCACCAGAGCCGCCGAGGTTATCAGTTATGTATTATCAGAATACGGTCTGGGTTGGGAACCAAAGGGCGCTGACCAAGATGTGCTGCGAGTAGAAGAATGTTATTTAGCTACTGGGGGAGAGTTTTGGGTAATTGAACACCAAAGCCAGTTAGTAGGTACTGGGGCATACTACCCCATACACCGAGGCGAAAAAGCTGTAGAAATACGCAAAATGTATCTTTTGCCCAGCATCAGGGGTTTAGGATTAGGGAAATATTTGTTACAACAGCTAGAAGCAGCGATCGCAGAGCGTGGTTTTAAGCAAATTTGGATTGAAACCTCCAGCGTTTTGGTAGAAGCAGTCAAGCTGTATGAAAGCAACGGCTACACTCCAGCAACGGGCGTAGAAACAACAAGGTGCGATCGCGTCTATGTTAAGTCATTGGTCAATGGTGATTAGTCATTGGTCATTGGTCATTGATCAAGAATCACTAGCTAAAAACAAAGGACAAAGGACAAATGACAAATGCACACTTGGATTAAAAATCTCGCAGGCTTACTCAATCTTTTTCTCCAATCCCATTGCCCCTTATGTCAACGTGCAACTTCCCAAGAATTCTGTCAAAACTGCACCAGACAACTGCAAAAATGTCAACGCCAAGACCCGATTTCTTTATGGCAAGAGCCTATACCAGTATTTGGTTGGGGGGAATATGGTGGCCCAGTGAAACGAGC encodes the following:
- a CDS encoding GNAT family N-acetyltransferase, yielding MKNYYQDFLIRDWVQSDRTRAAEVISYVLSEYGLGWEPKGADQDVLRVEECYLATGGEFWVIEHQSQLVGTGAYYPIHRGEKAVEIRKMYLLPSIRGLGLGKYLLQQLEAAIAERGFKQIWIETSSVLVEAVKLYESNGYTPATGVETTRCDRVYVKSLVNGD